In Phreatobacter stygius, a genomic segment contains:
- a CDS encoding 2'-deoxycytidine 5'-triphosphate deaminase has translation MDQDTTAGILPAQTIEALVASGAIRIARPLDADQVQPASLDLRLGTRAYRIRASFLPGPNTTVVDRLQSLALHEIDLTRGAVLETGCVYLVELLEAVALKDGISATANPKSSTGRLDVFTRVILDRAQAFDTIPADYEGPLYLEVSPQTFSVLVRTGSRLSQIRFRRGHAELTIDEIHALQATERLVDTAQPIVGPGGIAVSIDLMGEAWGGLLGYRAKRHSSVIDVDKKAAADVLDFWEPIQARGKGEMILDPDEFYILASKEAVVVPPAYAAEMVPFDPLVGEFRAHYAGFFDPGFGHAAAGGRGARAVLEVRSREVPFILEHGQIVARLVYERMTATPRSLYGELGSNYQAQGLKLSKHFR, from the coding sequence ATGGATCAGGACACGACGGCGGGCATCCTGCCGGCCCAGACCATCGAGGCGCTGGTGGCGTCCGGAGCGATCAGAATCGCCCGGCCGCTGGACGCTGATCAGGTCCAGCCGGCTTCGCTCGATCTGAGATTGGGCACGCGGGCTTATCGCATCCGGGCGAGCTTCCTGCCCGGCCCCAACACGACGGTGGTCGACCGCCTGCAGTCGCTGGCGCTGCACGAGATCGACCTGACCCGCGGCGCGGTGCTCGAGACCGGCTGTGTCTATCTGGTCGAACTGCTGGAGGCTGTCGCGCTGAAGGACGGCATATCGGCGACCGCCAATCCGAAGAGCTCGACCGGCCGGCTCGACGTCTTCACCCGCGTCATCCTCGACCGGGCCCAGGCCTTCGACACCATCCCCGCGGATTACGAAGGCCCGCTCTATCTCGAGGTGTCGCCGCAGACCTTCTCGGTGCTGGTGCGGACGGGATCGCGACTGTCGCAGATCCGCTTCCGGCGCGGCCACGCCGAACTGACGATCGACGAGATCCACGCGCTGCAGGCGACCGAGCGGCTGGTCGACACGGCGCAGCCGATCGTCGGCCCCGGTGGCATCGCGGTGTCGATCGACCTGATGGGCGAGGCCTGGGGCGGCCTGCTCGGTTATCGCGCCAAGCGCCATTCCAGCGTCATCGACGTCGATAAGAAGGCCGCGGCCGACGTGCTCGACTTCTGGGAACCGATCCAGGCGCGCGGCAAGGGCGAGATGATCCTCGACCCGGACGAGTTCTATATTCTCGCCTCCAAGGAAGCGGTGGTGGTGCCGCCGGCCTATGCCGCCGAAATGGTGCCGTTCGATCCGCTGGTCGGTGAGTTCCGCGCTCATTATGCCGGCTTTTTCGATCCTGGATTCGGTCATGCCGCGGCCGGCGGCCGCGGCGCCCGTGCCGTGCTCGAGGTGCGCTCGCGCGAGGTGCCGTTCATCCTGGAGCACGGCCAGATCGTCGCGCGCCTGGTCTATGAGCGAATGACCGCGACGCCGCGCAGCCTCTATGGCGAACTCGGCTCGAACTATCAGGCCCAGGGCCTGAAGCTGTCCAAGCACTTCCGCTGA
- the metK gene encoding methionine adenosyltransferase has translation MSRSSYLFTSESVSEGHPDKVCDRISDEIVDLFFKEAAKAGLPASQVRVAAETLATTNRVVIAGEVRTNLTEKQIKSKVKSAARKAIKSIGYEQEGFHWKKAKIDVLLHPQSADIAQGVDETGNKDVGAGDQGIMFGYASRETPELLPAPIYYAHKILEDLTIARKKGEGPAAKLGPDAKSQVTVQYEDGKPVGVTQIVLSTQHLDETLTSADVRKIVEPYIRATLPEGWITKDTVWHVNPTGKFVIGGPDGDAGLTGRKIIVDTYGGAAPHGGGAFSGKDPTKVDRSAAYAARYLAKNVVAAKIADRCTIQLSYAIGVAKPLSIYVDLHGTGRNGVDEARLEKVLGEVLDLSPRGIREHLGLNKAIYAKTSAYGHFGRKPGRDGSFSWEKTDLVAKLKEALA, from the coding sequence ACAAGGTTTGCGATCGCATCTCCGACGAGATCGTCGATCTGTTCTTCAAGGAAGCCGCCAAGGCTGGTCTGCCGGCGTCCCAGGTCCGTGTGGCCGCCGAGACGCTCGCCACCACCAACCGGGTCGTCATCGCCGGCGAAGTGCGCACCAACCTGACCGAGAAGCAAATCAAGTCGAAGGTCAAATCGGCCGCGCGCAAGGCGATCAAGAGCATCGGCTACGAGCAGGAGGGCTTCCACTGGAAGAAGGCCAAGATCGACGTCCTGCTGCATCCCCAGTCCGCCGACATCGCCCAAGGCGTCGATGAGACCGGCAACAAGGACGTCGGTGCCGGCGACCAGGGCATCATGTTCGGTTACGCCAGCCGCGAGACGCCGGAACTGCTGCCGGCGCCGATCTACTACGCCCACAAGATCCTCGAAGACCTGACCATTGCCCGCAAGAAGGGTGAGGGACCGGCCGCCAAGCTCGGCCCGGACGCCAAGAGCCAGGTCACCGTGCAATATGAGGACGGCAAGCCGGTCGGCGTCACGCAGATCGTCCTGTCGACCCAGCATCTCGACGAGACGCTGACCTCGGCCGACGTGCGCAAGATCGTCGAGCCCTATATCCGGGCGACCCTGCCGGAAGGCTGGATCACCAAGGACACCGTCTGGCACGTCAATCCGACCGGCAAGTTTGTCATCGGCGGCCCGGATGGCGACGCCGGCCTGACCGGCCGCAAGATCATCGTCGACACCTATGGTGGCGCCGCGCCCCATGGCGGCGGTGCCTTCTCCGGCAAGGATCCGACCAAGGTCGACCGCTCGGCCGCCTATGCCGCGCGCTATCTCGCCAAGAACGTCGTCGCCGCCAAGATTGCCGACCGCTGCACCATTCAGCTGTCCTACGCCATCGGCGTGGCCAAGCCGCTGTCGATCTATGTCGACCTGCACGGCACCGGCCGGAACGGCGTTGACGAGGCGCGGCTCGAGAAGGTGCTGGGCGAGGTTCTCGACCTGTCGCCGCGCGGCATCCGCGAGCATCTCGGCCTCAACAAGGCGATCTATGCCAAGACCTCGGCCTATGGCCATTTCGGCCGCAAGCCCGGCCGCGACGGTTCCTTCTCCTGGGAGAAGACCGACCTGGTGGCCAAGCTGAAGGAAGCGCTCGCCTGA
- a CDS encoding quinone-dependent dihydroorotate dehydrogenase, with translation MLSLASRLAQPFLLATDPETGHQLAVTALKTLPVPRCGADDRRLAVQAFGFDFSNPVGLAAGFDKHAEVPDACLRLGFGFVEVGGVTPEPQVGNPKPRLFRLVPDQAVINRYGLNSDGVDAVAERLRRRQGRPGIVGVNIGPNKDTADRIADYGRLVEKLAPHASYLSVNVSSPNTPGLRDLQQASFLDEVLARSLDARDRVAAGKPVLVKIAPDLSLAGLDDMVEVCRTRRVDGMIVSNTTIERPASLIDQATAKEAGGLSGAPLFDRSTRMLAETYRRVEGQFPLVGVGGIASAEDAFAKIAAGATVVQLYSALVFKGLSLVEDIKAGLVQHLKREGLGSIAAVIGSRADDWRLG, from the coding sequence CTGCTCTCGCTCGCCTCCCGCCTCGCCCAGCCCTTTCTGCTCGCCACCGATCCGGAGACCGGCCACCAACTGGCTGTGACGGCGCTGAAGACCTTGCCGGTGCCACGTTGCGGCGCCGACGACCGGCGTCTGGCCGTCCAGGCCTTCGGTTTCGACTTTTCCAACCCGGTGGGCCTGGCCGCGGGTTTCGACAAACATGCTGAAGTGCCGGACGCCTGTCTTCGGCTCGGTTTCGGTTTCGTCGAGGTCGGCGGCGTCACGCCGGAGCCGCAGGTCGGCAATCCGAAACCGCGGCTGTTCCGGCTGGTGCCGGACCAGGCCGTCATCAACCGTTATGGCCTGAATTCGGACGGCGTCGATGCGGTGGCCGAAAGGCTCCGGCGCCGCCAGGGCCGCCCCGGCATCGTCGGCGTCAATATCGGCCCGAACAAGGACACCGCCGACCGGATCGCCGATTACGGCCGGCTGGTCGAAAAGCTCGCGCCGCACGCGTCCTACCTGTCGGTCAATGTCTCCTCGCCCAATACGCCGGGCTTGCGCGACCTGCAGCAGGCCTCTTTCCTCGACGAGGTGCTGGCCCGCTCGCTCGATGCCCGCGACAGGGTCGCAGCCGGCAAGCCGGTACTGGTCAAGATCGCGCCGGATCTGTCGCTCGCCGGGCTCGACGACATGGTCGAGGTCTGTCGAACGCGCCGGGTCGACGGCATGATTGTCTCGAACACCACGATCGAGCGGCCGGCGAGCCTGATCGATCAGGCCACCGCCAAGGAAGCCGGCGGCCTCTCCGGTGCGCCGCTGTTCGATCGCTCGACCCGCATGCTGGCCGAGACCTATCGGCGGGTCGAAGGCCAGTTCCCCCTGGTCGGCGTCGGCGGCATCGCCTCGGCGGAGGATGCGTTCGCCAAGATCGCGGCCGGTGCGACCGTCGTGCAGCTCTATTCGGCGCTGGTGTTCAAGGGCCTGAGCCTGGTCGAAGACATCAAGGCCGGGCTGGTCCAGCACCTGAAGCGCGAAGGGCTTGGCTCGATCGCGGCGGTGATTGGCAGCCGGGCGGACGACTGGCGGCTCGGCTAG
- the trmB gene encoding tRNA (guanosine(46)-N7)-methyltransferase TrmB, which yields MTSDEKRLAGQGSFFGRRKGKGLRAHQTDLIDTLLPRLAVDLAAPATPEVLFAAPVEGVVLEIGFGGGEHLVREALAFPRLGFIGVEPFVNGMAKMLAEIERKAIGNVRLYTGDGAEVLAWLPEASLELVYLLYPDPWPKSRHHKRRFVSDTTVAAIARLLKPGGEFRFATDIDHYAEWTLARLMRSPSFAFAAEKARDWTTPWVGWESTRYEAKALREGRNPCYLTFRRV from the coding sequence ATGACAAGCGACGAGAAACGACTGGCGGGGCAGGGCTCGTTCTTCGGGCGGCGCAAAGGCAAGGGCTTGCGCGCCCATCAGACCGACCTGATCGACACGCTGCTGCCACGTCTGGCGGTCGATCTCGCCGCTCCCGCCACGCCCGAGGTCCTGTTCGCCGCGCCGGTCGAGGGCGTCGTGCTGGAGATCGGTTTCGGCGGCGGCGAACATCTGGTCCGCGAGGCGCTGGCTTTTCCACGTCTCGGCTTCATCGGCGTCGAGCCCTTCGTCAACGGCATGGCCAAGATGTTGGCCGAGATCGAGCGCAAGGCGATCGGCAATGTCCGCCTCTACACCGGTGACGGCGCCGAGGTGCTGGCCTGGCTGCCGGAAGCCTCCCTCGAACTGGTCTATCTGCTCTATCCCGATCCCTGGCCGAAGAGCCGCCATCACAAGCGCCGCTTCGTCTCCGACACGACGGTCGCGGCGATCGCGCGCCTGTTGAAGCCAGGCGGGGAATTCCGCTTCGCCACCGATATCGACCATTATGCCGAATGGACGCTCGCGCGCCTGATGCGCTCGCCGTCCTTCGCCTTCGCCGCCGAAAAGGCCCGCGACTGGACGACGCCATGGGTCGGCTGGGAATCCACCCGCTATGAGGCCAAGGCCCTGCGCGAGGGCCGGAACCCGTGCTATCTGACATTCCGGCGCGTCTAG
- a CDS encoding M20 aminoacylase family protein, which yields MPTIDALAALTPEMTEWRRDFHAHPEIGFQEVRTSGIVAEKLEAWGLEVHRGIGRTGVVGVLRGRPGNRSLGLRADMDALPMSEQNDFEHCSTHDGVMHACGHDGHTTMLLGAAKYLAETRNFSGTVNFIFQPAEEGLTGAAEMVKDGLFRRFPCDAVYGIHNLPDLPLGTVAVREGTVLAAVDYFSIILRGKSSHGAQPHAGLDPLPGAMQLYGALQSLISRRVDPHDTAVLSVAQIHAGTSDIVIPETVELRGTIRTLKPATRKRMDDLFHQVVEGTAAAHGLGVTLDYKRSYPPTINTSEEAAVAAAAATDIVGPELIRGDFPSLTAGEDFSYMLQEAPGAFLLFGQAGAERGRVSVHNGRYDFNDDLLPIGASFFARLVERELAGA from the coding sequence ATGCCGACCATTGATGCCCTTGCCGCGCTGACGCCCGAGATGACCGAATGGCGCCGTGATTTCCACGCCCATCCCGAGATCGGCTTCCAGGAGGTGCGCACCAGCGGCATCGTCGCCGAAAAGCTGGAAGCCTGGGGCCTGGAGGTCCATCGCGGCATCGGCCGCACCGGCGTGGTCGGCGTGCTGCGCGGCCGGCCCGGCAATCGCAGCCTCGGCTTGCGCGCCGACATGGATGCCCTGCCGATGTCGGAACAGAACGATTTCGAGCACTGCAGCACCCATGACGGCGTCATGCATGCCTGCGGCCATGACGGCCACACCACCATGCTGCTCGGCGCGGCGAAATATCTCGCCGAGACGCGCAATTTTTCCGGCACGGTCAATTTCATTTTCCAGCCGGCCGAAGAAGGGCTCACCGGCGCCGCCGAAATGGTCAAGGACGGCCTGTTCCGGCGCTTCCCCTGCGATGCCGTCTACGGCATCCACAATCTGCCCGACCTGCCGCTCGGCACGGTCGCCGTGCGCGAGGGGACCGTGCTGGCCGCGGTCGACTATTTCAGCATCATCCTGCGGGGCAAAAGCAGCCATGGCGCGCAGCCCCATGCCGGCCTCGATCCGCTGCCCGGCGCAATGCAGCTCTATGGCGCCCTGCAGTCGCTGATCAGCAGGCGGGTCGACCCGCATGATACGGCGGTGCTGAGCGTGGCGCAGATCCATGCCGGCACGTCCGATATCGTCATTCCCGAGACCGTCGAGCTGCGCGGCACCATCCGCACGCTGAAACCGGCGACGCGCAAGCGCATGGACGACCTGTTCCACCAGGTGGTGGAGGGCACGGCCGCGGCCCACGGCCTCGGCGTGACGCTCGACTACAAGCGCTCCTACCCGCCGACCATCAACACCTCGGAAGAGGCGGCCGTCGCGGCCGCTGCGGCCACGGACATCGTTGGTCCGGAATTGATCAGGGGCGATTTCCCTTCGCTGACCGCCGGCGAGGATTTTTCCTACATGCTGCAGGAGGCGCCGGGCGCCTTCCTGCTGTTCGGCCAGGCCGGCGCGGAGCGCGGGCGCGTGTCGGTGCATAACGGCCGCTACGATTTCAACGACGACCTGTTGCCGATCGGCGCGAGCTTTTTCGCGCGCCTGGTCGAGCGCGAGCTGGCCGGAGCCTGA
- a CDS encoding O-succinylhomoserine sulfhydrylase codes for MKKPFDPASARPATRLVHGGTLRSEFGETSEALFLTQGHVYATAEEAEARFKGTEPGFIYARFSNPTVSMFEERMALLEGAEAAKATATGMAAVNAVLFGQLSAGDHVVAAKALFGSNRFIIETLLPRFGVTSTLVDGADLAQWQAAVKPNTKVFFLESPTNPTLEVYDIAAICTIGKKTGIRTVVDNVFATPLLQSPLQLGADCVIYSTTKHVDGQGRCMGGVILASKQFIADYIYQYLRQTGPAMSPFNAWVMLKGLETLHVRVERQTANAAKVADALAELPGVNRVIYPGRPDHPQYELAKRQMRGGSTLVAFEVEGGKQGAFRVANALQIIRISNNLGDAKSLITHPPTTTHDRFTPAERAEMGISDGLLRLSVGLEDPEDLIEDLGQAVRSLVWPKEAKLVRL; via the coding sequence ATGAAAAAGCCGTTCGATCCTGCATCCGCCCGCCCCGCGACCCGCCTGGTTCACGGCGGCACGTTGCGCTCGGAATTTGGCGAGACCTCGGAGGCCCTGTTCCTGACCCAGGGCCATGTCTACGCCACGGCCGAAGAGGCCGAGGCCCGCTTCAAGGGCACCGAGCCGGGTTTCATCTACGCCCGCTTTTCCAATCCGACCGTGTCCATGTTCGAGGAGCGCATGGCGCTCCTGGAGGGCGCCGAAGCCGCCAAGGCGACGGCCACCGGCATGGCGGCGGTCAACGCCGTGCTGTTCGGCCAGCTTTCGGCCGGCGACCACGTGGTCGCGGCCAAGGCGCTGTTCGGCTCCAACCGCTTCATCATCGAGACGCTGCTGCCGCGCTTCGGCGTCACCTCGACGCTGGTCGACGGCGCCGACCTGGCGCAGTGGCAGGCCGCGGTGAAACCGAACACCAAGGTGTTCTTCCTGGAAAGCCCGACCAACCCGACGCTCGAGGTCTATGACATCGCGGCGATCTGTACGATCGGCAAGAAGACCGGCATCCGCACGGTGGTCGACAACGTTTTCGCCACGCCGCTGCTGCAGAGCCCGCTACAGCTCGGTGCCGACTGCGTGATCTATTCGACCACCAAACATGTCGATGGCCAGGGCCGCTGCATGGGCGGCGTCATCCTCGCGTCGAAGCAGTTCATCGCCGACTACATCTACCAGTACCTGCGCCAGACCGGCCCGGCGATGAGCCCGTTCAATGCCTGGGTCATGCTCAAGGGCCTGGAAACCCTGCACGTGCGGGTCGAGCGCCAGACCGCCAATGCGGCCAAGGTCGCCGACGCCCTGGCGGAGTTGCCGGGCGTTAACAGGGTGATCTATCCCGGCCGGCCGGACCATCCGCAATATGAGCTCGCCAAGCGCCAGATGCGCGGTGGCTCGACCCTCGTCGCCTTCGAGGTCGAGGGCGGCAAACAGGGCGCCTTCCGGGTTGCCAATGCGCTGCAGATCATCCGCATCTCCAACAATCTCGGCGATGCCAAGAGCCTGATCACCCATCCGCCGACCACCACGCATGACCGGTTCACACCGGCCGAGCGTGCCGAGATGGGCATTTCCGACGGCCTGCTGCGCCTGTCGGTCGGGCTCGAGGATCCCGAGGACCTGATCGAGGACCTGGGCCAGGCGGTGCGTTCGCTGGTCTGGCCGAAAGAGGCCAAACTCGTTCGGCTCTGA
- a CDS encoding FecCD family ABC transporter permease, translating into MTAILVPICLVLAGLSLLAGPVPLSPVDVVSGLIGGDTTAAIIVTEIRLPRTLLALMIGATLGLAGAALQGLVRNPLAEPTLFGAPSAAAFASAAMLALGGASALSFWLPVAGMTGAFVSVAALLLVAGPHASLTVLLLAGIALASLFGAGTALVLNLAPNPFAALEIAFWLLGSLEDRSFVHIAIAGPFMAAGAVLLASQAKVYRALTFGEEVAASLGAHLGRARIAVTFGLALGVGAAVSVAGAIGFVGLVAPHLVRRAVNADPGRILLPAALAGAALLTAADILARLIPATTEIKTGVITALIGVPFLLWRIFGERRLEAGQ; encoded by the coding sequence GTGACAGCCATTCTCGTCCCGATCTGCCTGGTGCTCGCCGGCCTGTCGCTTCTGGCGGGCCCGGTGCCGCTGTCGCCGGTCGACGTGGTCTCGGGTCTCATCGGTGGCGACACGACGGCAGCGATCATCGTCACCGAGATCCGTCTGCCGCGCACCCTGCTGGCGCTGATGATCGGCGCCACACTGGGTCTTGCCGGCGCGGCATTGCAGGGGCTGGTGCGCAATCCCCTGGCCGAGCCGACCCTGTTCGGCGCGCCTTCGGCCGCTGCCTTCGCCTCGGCCGCGATGCTCGCGCTGGGCGGCGCGTCGGCCCTGTCGTTCTGGCTGCCGGTCGCCGGCATGACCGGCGCCTTCGTTTCCGTCGCAGCCTTGCTGCTGGTGGCCGGCCCGCATGCCAGCCTCACCGTTCTGCTGCTGGCGGGAATAGCGCTGGCCAGCCTGTTCGGCGCCGGCACCGCGCTCGTGCTCAATCTCGCGCCCAATCCCTTCGCGGCCCTTGAAATCGCCTTCTGGCTGCTCGGTTCGCTCGAAGACCGCTCCTTCGTCCACATTGCGATCGCCGGCCCGTTCATGGCCGCCGGCGCGGTCCTGCTGGCCTCCCAGGCCAAGGTCTATCGGGCGCTGACATTCGGCGAGGAAGTGGCGGCGAGCCTTGGTGCCCATCTCGGCCGGGCCCGTATCGCCGTCACCTTTGGTCTGGCGCTGGGCGTCGGGGCGGCGGTGTCGGTCGCCGGCGCCATCGGTTTCGTTGGCCTGGTCGCGCCACATCTGGTCCGGCGCGCCGTAAACGCCGATCCCGGGCGAATTCTGTTGCCGGCGGCGCTCGCCGGCGCGGCCCTGCTGACTGCCGCCGACATTCTGGCGCGGCTCATTCCCGCCACCACCGAGATCAAGACCGGGGTGATCACCGCGCTGATCGGCGTGCCCTTCCTGCTCTGGCGGATCTTCGGCGAGCGGCGCCTGGAGGCCGGCCAATGA
- a CDS encoding Lrp/AsnC family transcriptional regulator has product MPKLKLDAIDRRILAALQRDARLTNVQLAEEIGLSPSPCLRRVRLLEEAGVISGYHATLHRGELGLGLTVFVGIKVERHRDETAAAFREAVKALPEVISCHLVSGEADFLLQVVVPDLAGYEQFLMGALLKLPGVSDIRSNFAIQTVKAEGPLPLDHLPEPHLPGPHLPGPHLPGPPGPKLPAARRG; this is encoded by the coding sequence ATGCCAAAATTGAAGCTGGACGCCATAGACCGGCGCATTCTCGCGGCGTTGCAGCGCGACGCCCGGCTGACCAATGTGCAACTCGCCGAAGAGATCGGCCTGTCGCCGTCGCCTTGCCTGCGCCGGGTGCGCCTGCTGGAGGAAGCCGGCGTGATCAGCGGCTATCACGCAACCCTGCATCGCGGCGAGCTCGGCCTCGGACTGACCGTGTTTGTCGGCATCAAGGTCGAGCGCCATCGCGACGAGACGGCCGCCGCCTTCCGCGAGGCGGTCAAGGCGCTGCCCGAGGTCATCTCCTGTCACCTGGTTTCGGGCGAGGCGGATTTCCTGCTGCAGGTGGTCGTCCCCGATCTCGCCGGTTATGAGCAATTCCTGATGGGCGCCCTGCTCAAGCTGCCCGGGGTGAGCGATATCCGCAGCAATTTCGCGATCCAGACGGTCAAGGCGGAGGGACCGCTGCCGCTTGACCATTTGCCGGAGCCTCATCTGCCGGGGCCTCATCTGCCGGGGCCTCATCTGCCGGGGCCTCCTGGGCCCAAGCTCCCCGCCGCGCGGCGCGGCTGA
- a CDS encoding RidA family protein has protein sequence MKFVTHNPTAGIYPATSDYVHALEVQAPHRLLFVAGTMGLDAEGAAGKTLDEQLELIWSNIRTILASADMAVDNIVRLTSYLRDPDYAEANGAARVKALGGRRIPTTAIVAQTLVSDWLVEIEVIAAA, from the coding sequence GTGAAGTTCGTCACACACAACCCGACGGCCGGAATCTACCCGGCGACATCGGACTATGTTCATGCGCTCGAAGTCCAGGCGCCCCATCGCCTGCTGTTCGTCGCGGGCACCATGGGCCTCGACGCCGAGGGCGCCGCGGGCAAAACCCTCGACGAACAGCTCGAGCTGATCTGGTCGAATATCCGGACCATCCTGGCCAGCGCCGACATGGCGGTCGACAATATCGTGCGGCTGACCAGCTATCTGCGTGACCCTGATTATGCCGAGGCCAATGGCGCGGCGCGGGTCAAGGCGCTCGGCGGACGGCGCATTCCGACCACCGCGATCGTCGCGCAGACCCTGGTCAGCGACTGGCTGGTCGAGATCGAAGTGATCGCCGCCGCCTGA
- a CDS encoding ABC transporter ATP-binding protein, protein MSGLVLENVGVRLGRKAVVEAVSLVVPAGTFLAIVGPNGVGKTSLLKAIAGLTRSDGVIRLGGTDLARLPAEARARRLAYLPQRAEVAWALPVRDAVALGRLPHGDPFGRPTAADAQAVARALDRLDLGAFADRPVTALSGGERARVMLARVLATETQVILADEPTAALDPAQQLGVLELLRAVGVAGGIVVAVLHDLTLAARFADRIVVMDAGRIVADGPPATVLTDRLLADVFRLRCAITEIDGRRVPVPVGRIPG, encoded by the coding sequence ATGAGCGGCCTCGTGCTCGAAAATGTCGGTGTCCGGCTCGGCCGCAAGGCGGTCGTCGAGGCCGTGTCGCTGGTGGTCCCGGCCGGCACCTTCCTGGCCATTGTCGGCCCGAACGGCGTCGGCAAGACCAGTCTGCTCAAGGCGATTGCCGGCCTCACGCGGTCGGACGGCGTGATCAGGCTCGGCGGCACCGACCTCGCCCGCCTGCCGGCCGAGGCGCGTGCCCGGCGCCTCGCCTACCTGCCGCAACGCGCCGAGGTTGCCTGGGCCCTGCCGGTGCGCGATGCGGTGGCACTGGGCCGACTGCCCCACGGCGATCCGTTCGGCCGGCCGACCGCCGCCGATGCCCAAGCGGTCGCGCGGGCGCTCGACCGGCTCGATCTCGGCGCTTTCGCCGACCGGCCGGTCACCGCATTGTCCGGCGGCGAACGGGCGCGCGTCATGCTGGCGCGGGTGCTGGCGACCGAAACGCAGGTCATCCTGGCCGACGAACCGACGGCGGCGCTCGATCCGGCACAGCAGCTCGGCGTGCTCGAGCTGCTGCGCGCGGTTGGGGTTGCCGGCGGTATTGTCGTGGCCGTCCTGCACGACCTGACCCTTGCCGCGCGCTTTGCCGACCGCATTGTCGTGATGGATGCCGGCCGGATCGTCGCGGATGGGCCGCCTGCCACCGTGCTGACCGACCGGCTGCTGGCGGATGTCTTCCGTTTGCGTTGCGCCATCACCGAGATCGACGGGCGTCGTGTGCCCGTGCCGGTGGGGCGAATACCGGGCTGA
- a CDS encoding LysE family translocator → MADLGIFVGALAIAYLVPGPDMVLLLETGALRGRGQALATAAGLALARAAHVALAALGLAALLRTSPWTFEVVRLAGAAYLIWLGIAMLGASSLLPPEARPGAGRAAPSYRIALRRGLLTNITNPKALLFCSVLLPQFIRPDQGAVAGQFLLLGTILVGIGLAFDIVLALAGAAIGRWLSRYPLAQTLQRWAFAMLLIGFGARLALSSRPQ, encoded by the coding sequence ATGGCCGATCTCGGGATTTTCGTCGGGGCGCTCGCCATTGCTTATCTGGTGCCCGGGCCCGACATGGTCCTGCTTCTGGAAACCGGCGCCTTGCGTGGCCGCGGGCAGGCGCTGGCGACTGCCGCCGGACTGGCGCTGGCGCGCGCCGCACACGTGGCGCTGGCTGCGCTCGGGCTGGCAGCCCTGCTCAGGACCTCGCCCTGGACCTTCGAAGTGGTTCGTCTCGCGGGCGCGGCCTATCTCATCTGGCTCGGCATCGCCATGCTCGGCGCGTCGTCCCTCCTGCCGCCGGAGGCCCGGCCCGGAGCCGGCCGGGCGGCGCCATCCTATCGGATCGCCTTGCGACGGGGCCTCTTGACCAACATCACCAATCCCAAGGCGCTGCTGTTCTGCTCGGTGCTGCTGCCGCAATTCATTCGGCCGGACCAGGGCGCGGTTGCCGGGCAGTTCCTGCTGCTGGGAACCATCCTGGTCGGTATCGGCCTGGCTTTCGATATCGTCCTTGCCTTGGCCGGTGCGGCCATCGGGCGCTGGCTGTCGCGTTATCCTCTGGCGCAAACGCTGCAGCGATGGGCTTTTGCCATGCTGCTGATTGGTTTCGGCGCGCGGCTGGCGCTGTCCTCGCGTCCGCAATAG